One Natronomonas moolapensis 8.8.11 genomic region harbors:
- the mntA gene encoding type VII toxin-antitoxin system MntA family adenylyltransferase antitoxin, translated as MDAPSRDDRSIRDTVAETLADHPVSVAFLFGSRARGESHDRSDIDVAVAFEAGGSGSLDSRLSLGADLALALGTDDVDVIDLRAASPALVRAVFRDGDRLVGTEAEARWLHDALLEDADEKLRSPAERLDHALAAIDDHLA; from the coding sequence ATGGACGCACCCAGCCGCGACGACCGGTCGATCCGCGACACCGTGGCCGAGACGCTGGCGGACCATCCGGTCAGCGTAGCGTTCCTCTTCGGCTCCCGGGCACGCGGCGAGAGCCACGACCGAAGCGACATCGACGTCGCTGTCGCCTTCGAAGCCGGTGGATCCGGGAGCCTAGACTCACGCCTGTCACTCGGGGCAGACCTCGCCCTCGCGCTTGGAACCGACGATGTCGACGTGATCGACCTCCGGGCAGCGTCTCCAGCACTCGTTCGCGCGGTCTTTCGTGACGGCGACCGTCTCGTCGGTACCGAAGCCGAGGCACGTTGGCTCCACGACGCACTGCTTGAGGACGCCGACGAGAAGTTGCGGTCACCGGCCGAGCGCCTCGACCACGCACTCGCCGCCATCGACGACCATCTTGCATGA
- the hepT gene encoding type VII toxin-antitoxin system HepT family RNase toxin: MKISDDDIERIVSAAETIEESLSVLAAKQSLSRESYRADRETRDVVERRFVKVTEATLDIARTLVVHERGSPPKSNPATMLALDEVGVLNRTTTKEMVQAARFRNVLAHTYGDAIDHDDVYAALQSLERYRDFLHDVRAYLDDTGAL; the protein is encoded by the coding sequence ATGAAGATCTCCGACGACGATATCGAACGGATCGTGAGCGCGGCCGAAACAATCGAAGAGAGCCTGTCAGTCCTCGCGGCAAAGCAGTCGCTGTCCCGCGAGTCCTATCGGGCTGACCGAGAGACCCGAGACGTGGTCGAGCGACGGTTTGTCAAGGTGACTGAGGCCACGCTCGACATCGCTCGGACGCTCGTCGTTCACGAACGCGGTTCACCCCCGAAGAGTAACCCGGCGACGATGCTTGCACTAGACGAAGTCGGCGTTCTCAACCGTACGACTACCAAAGAGATGGTGCAGGCAGCCCGCTTTCGGAACGTCCTCGCACACACGTACGGGGACGCCATTGACCACGACGACGTGTACGCCGCGCTGCAAAGCCTCGAACGCTACCGGGATTTTCTCCACGACGTGCGGGCGTATCTCGACGACACCGGGGCACTTTGA
- a CDS encoding ATP-binding protein: MPKRYATDVDTYLRVTLDTDPLDAARLEAAFSRLHSLGYDVRLDVRLVATEGQIAYYVGTAGTHAATVEHTLRSIFPEGTQLDRETPPELPAEPTAALELRGRGERREDWQTRLQPVTDGDGTHTQFPLAAAVDALADADATVHYQALLAPKPDWGADASLRIDRLTRNRDTPAQRFFDFLLDEYTVDPDVEDADPAHQRRIRSIQATDPGRSFAVCARAVASGDGAEATLEEFGTALRPADGPFYHVHPVVRRSEERVGRLADAIEAGTRPEEPSLFDRLKARLPITANTAPELVADAHTAPNLCLVDGDALTARGRRALEATPEERTAVPRPDDALLAQYDSGMLVGYPLTGDDTAADAPVRLPPSLQTLHAAWFGKTGSGKSTSLINAILENHEATAGADILIDPKGDGMPAEYLKAHYARHGDLEDVYYFDCAETLPALSFFDIREQLADGIDRTTAVEDVTDHYIEMLIGVMGRERFERAVRSPDIIRYLVKAMFDPVHGDDAFAHSELQAAATRMRDTRDAPPVVDPELRRMLAGVAANSKRSFDELMQGVANRIEKIPLDDRLGQLFNHVPEGDDPHFELRDVVDEDAVVLLDTGGLRRESRRVVTLALLSQLWTALRRRQRSSTHDGDHALVNLYLEEAATVASSGLVTELLAQSRAFELSVTLAMQFPAQLRQSDAEAYAEVLNNVSTVVTGNVSVDADLKRRLATESMPPNEVANRLRALRRGQWFVSLPSEFGTSEPRPFLVESAPIPAGHHESDESLSGARRTAFEAAFDAVRDRTRLECGLDLTVSRFYRPDTGTETETKADTDANAAATAAAEADPSPAEAQSPPGSLLAHTKRMPACVSYDGARHAVVCDSCDSRYDPTRAGLKRAIECCHSLESVDRDDVPVCSVSLKLSADERAQSRYSDAQLRFLQAVYAAHQRRFDPELEYDLLNDSMVRLREYVGVGTDEIERLLEDGLLAKDCTHPHVLYTVTPEGRAAAKIRHREGVAHGDGAGDLSESSLHVAMVELGRRYVQAAFVESDDSAAVEVSPYHDVADGRLDVAGLDADGEVVVAVEAERSNHDTLRAVPEDYDKMARHEPEAAIWIVENRDGGHDVLEALNEPGEGDPRVEKTYSRTTATRLFTIDTPGLTEMHTFSYLRDSVLDDE, from the coding sequence ATGCCAAAGCGATATGCGACCGACGTCGACACGTACCTTCGGGTCACCCTCGACACCGACCCGCTGGACGCCGCCCGCCTCGAGGCCGCCTTCAGCCGCCTGCACTCGCTCGGATACGACGTCCGACTCGACGTCCGCCTCGTCGCCACCGAGGGACAGATCGCCTACTACGTCGGCACCGCCGGCACGCACGCCGCCACCGTCGAACACACTCTCCGGAGTATCTTCCCCGAGGGCACCCAACTTGATCGTGAGACGCCGCCCGAACTCCCCGCGGAGCCGACGGCCGCCCTCGAACTCCGCGGCCGCGGCGAGCGTCGCGAGGACTGGCAGACCCGACTCCAGCCCGTCACTGACGGCGACGGGACCCACACCCAGTTCCCCCTCGCCGCCGCCGTCGACGCGCTCGCCGACGCCGACGCCACTGTCCACTATCAGGCCCTGCTCGCGCCCAAACCCGACTGGGGAGCCGACGCCTCGCTCCGCATCGACCGACTCACACGTAACCGCGACACGCCCGCCCAGCGCTTCTTCGACTTCCTTCTCGACGAGTACACGGTCGATCCCGACGTCGAGGACGCCGATCCCGCCCACCAACGCCGCATCCGCTCGATACAGGCCACCGACCCCGGCCGCTCGTTTGCCGTCTGCGCTCGAGCGGTCGCTTCCGGCGACGGCGCCGAGGCCACCCTCGAGGAGTTCGGGACTGCACTCCGCCCCGCCGACGGTCCCTTCTATCACGTCCACCCCGTCGTCCGACGGAGCGAAGAGCGCGTCGGCCGCCTCGCCGACGCCATCGAGGCGGGCACACGCCCCGAGGAGCCCTCGTTGTTCGACCGCCTGAAAGCCCGCCTGCCGATCACCGCCAACACCGCCCCCGAACTCGTCGCCGACGCCCACACCGCGCCGAACCTCTGTCTCGTCGACGGCGACGCCCTCACCGCCCGCGGCCGACGCGCCCTCGAAGCCACGCCCGAGGAACGCACCGCAGTGCCCCGCCCCGACGACGCCTTGCTCGCCCAGTACGACTCGGGCATGTTAGTGGGCTACCCGCTCACCGGCGACGATACCGCCGCTGACGCGCCCGTCCGCCTCCCGCCCTCCCTGCAGACCCTTCACGCGGCGTGGTTCGGCAAAACCGGCTCCGGGAAGTCCACCTCCCTCATCAACGCCATCCTCGAGAATCACGAGGCCACGGCGGGCGCCGACATTCTGATCGACCCCAAGGGCGACGGCATGCCCGCCGAGTATCTCAAAGCCCACTACGCCCGCCACGGCGACCTCGAGGACGTCTACTACTTCGACTGCGCGGAGACGCTGCCCGCCCTCTCGTTTTTCGACATTCGCGAGCAACTCGCCGACGGCATCGACCGCACGACGGCCGTCGAGGACGTCACCGACCATTACATCGAGATGTTGATCGGCGTGATGGGCCGAGAGCGATTCGAACGGGCGGTACGCTCGCCCGACATCATCCGCTATCTCGTCAAGGCGATGTTCGATCCCGTCCACGGCGACGACGCGTTCGCCCACAGCGAACTCCAGGCCGCCGCGACCCGGATGCGAGACACACGTGACGCACCGCCGGTCGTCGATCCCGAACTCCGGCGGATGCTCGCCGGCGTCGCCGCCAACAGCAAACGCTCCTTCGACGAGTTGATGCAGGGCGTCGCCAACCGCATCGAGAAGATCCCCCTCGACGACCGCCTCGGGCAGCTGTTCAACCACGTTCCCGAGGGCGACGATCCGCACTTCGAGTTGCGCGACGTCGTCGACGAGGACGCCGTCGTGTTGCTCGATACGGGCGGGTTGCGCCGGGAGAGCCGCCGCGTCGTCACGCTTGCGCTGTTGTCGCAGTTGTGGACGGCGCTGCGACGGCGACAGCGGAGTTCTACTCACGATGGCGACCACGCGCTGGTAAACCTCTATCTCGAGGAGGCCGCAACGGTGGCGTCGTCCGGGCTGGTCACGGAACTGCTCGCCCAGTCGCGGGCGTTCGAGCTCTCCGTGACGCTGGCGATGCAGTTTCCCGCCCAGCTGCGGCAGTCGGACGCGGAGGCGTACGCGGAGGTGTTGAACAACGTCTCGACGGTTGTCACGGGCAACGTCTCTGTGGACGCGGACCTGAAGCGACGGTTGGCGACGGAGTCGATGCCCCCAAACGAGGTGGCGAATCGGCTGCGGGCGTTGCGGCGCGGGCAGTGGTTCGTCTCGCTGCCCTCCGAGTTCGGCACCTCCGAGCCCCGGCCGTTTCTGGTCGAGAGTGCGCCGATTCCGGCGGGCCACCACGAAAGCGACGAATCGCTGTCGGGGGCGCGACGCACGGCCTTCGAGGCGGCCTTCGACGCCGTCCGCGACCGGACGCGACTCGAGTGTGGGTTGGACCTGACGGTGAGTCGGTTCTACCGCCCCGACACTGGAACGGAGACGGAGACGAAAGCAGATACGGACGCGAATGCGGCGGCCACAGCGGCCGCTGAGGCCGATCCCTCGCCGGCCGAGGCGCAGAGCCCGCCCGGCTCGCTGTTGGCGCACACGAAGCGGATGCCGGCGTGTGTCAGCTACGATGGGGCGCGCCACGCGGTGGTGTGTGACTCGTGTGACTCCCGGTACGATCCGACGCGGGCGGGACTGAAGCGAGCCATCGAGTGCTGTCACAGCCTCGAGAGCGTGGACCGCGACGACGTCCCGGTCTGTTCGGTGAGTCTGAAGCTCTCGGCCGACGAGCGGGCTCAGAGCCGCTATTCGGACGCGCAGTTGCGGTTCCTGCAGGCGGTGTATGCGGCCCATCAACGGCGCTTCGATCCGGAGCTGGAGTACGACCTCCTGAACGACAGCATGGTGCGGTTACGCGAGTACGTCGGCGTCGGAACGGACGAGATCGAGCGGTTACTCGAGGACGGGTTGCTCGCGAAGGACTGTACGCACCCGCACGTCCTGTACACGGTGACGCCCGAGGGCCGGGCGGCGGCGAAGATCCGCCACCGGGAGGGCGTCGCCCACGGCGACGGCGCGGGCGATCTGAGCGAGTCGAGCCTTCACGTCGCGATGGTCGAGTTGGGTAGACGGTACGTCCAGGCAGCGTTCGTCGAGAGCGACGACTCGGCGGCCGTCGAGGTCAGCCCCTATCACGACGTCGCGGACGGCCGCCTGGACGTCGCGGGGCTCGATGCCGACGGCGAGGTCGTGGTGGCGGTGGAGGCCGAGCGGTCGAATCACGACACGTTGCGGGCGGTGCCGGAGGACTACGACAAGATGGCCCGCCACGAGCCCGAGGCGGCGATCTGGATCGTCGAGAACCGCGATGGCGGCCACGACGTCCTCGAGGCGCTGAACGAGCCGGGCGAGGGCGACCCGCGAGTCGAAAAGACCTACAGTCGAACGACGGCGACACGTCTGTTCACTATCGATACCCCCGGGCTGACCGAGATGCACACGTTCAGTTACCTGCGCGATTCGGTGTTGGACGACGAGTGA
- a CDS encoding phage NrS-1 polymerase family protein, which translates to MSEPIPTESELPNTLLARGQWLCWRAEERDGKMTKIPTDPASGEFASTTDPATWGTFETARDRATSPTTDATGVGFVFTDDDPIVGVDLDDCRIPETGKTRQWASDIVDRLDSFTEISPSGTGYHVLVKGALPEGRNRKDDVELYETARFFTVTGDHVDGTPTTINERTRSLHAIHREYVSPADDGAKSPSSESDTNGVDERSRPPPTSASLSDADLLERAKNAANGEKFSRLWRGNTAGYESHSEADMALCSLLAFWTSGDVTRLDRLFRESGLMREKWDERHFADGSTYGEKTAERAIAGTSEFYEPSGDASTTGADATDQSGGERQSMPNDTGLQNVRAREADRLERIEELETKLQETLEEAERLQSELDAERERRRGLEAELEAERESATSESWLPWR; encoded by the coding sequence ATGTCCGAGCCGATCCCGACCGAATCCGAGCTCCCGAACACGCTCCTCGCTCGTGGGCAGTGGCTCTGTTGGCGGGCCGAAGAGCGTGACGGGAAAATGACAAAAATTCCCACTGACCCCGCGTCGGGGGAGTTCGCCTCGACGACCGATCCAGCCACCTGGGGGACCTTCGAGACGGCTCGCGACCGGGCTACTTCACCCACTACGGACGCCACTGGCGTCGGGTTCGTGTTCACCGATGACGACCCGATCGTCGGCGTGGATCTGGACGATTGTCGTATTCCGGAAACCGGGAAGACTCGCCAGTGGGCGAGTGACATCGTCGATCGCTTGGACTCGTTCACCGAGATCAGCCCCTCCGGAACGGGCTATCACGTCCTCGTCAAGGGGGCGCTTCCGGAGGGCCGCAACCGGAAGGACGACGTCGAGTTGTACGAGACGGCGCGGTTCTTCACCGTCACTGGCGACCACGTCGATGGGACGCCAACGACTATCAACGAGCGTACACGATCGCTCCACGCGATCCATCGCGAGTACGTCTCTCCGGCGGACGACGGCGCCAAGTCACCCTCGAGTGAGAGCGACACGAACGGCGTTGACGAGAGATCTCGACCGCCCCCGACGTCGGCCTCGCTCTCGGATGCGGACCTCCTCGAGCGTGCGAAGAACGCGGCGAACGGCGAGAAGTTCAGCCGGCTTTGGCGCGGCAACACCGCCGGCTACGAGAGCCACTCGGAGGCCGACATGGCGCTGTGTTCGCTGTTGGCGTTTTGGACCAGCGGGGACGTGACCCGACTCGATCGACTGTTCCGCGAGTCGGGGCTGATGCGCGAGAAGTGGGACGAACGGCACTTCGCCGACGGCAGCACCTACGGTGAGAAGACGGCCGAACGGGCCATCGCCGGGACGAGCGAGTTCTACGAACCGTCGGGTGACGCTTCGACAACGGGGGCCGACGCTACGGATCAATCGGGCGGCGAGCGACAATCGATGCCGAACGATACCGGTCTTCAGAACGTTCGCGCCCGGGAGGCGGATCGCCTCGAACGGATCGAGGAGCTCGAAACGAAACTGCAGGAGACGCTCGAGGAAGCCGAACGACTGCAATCGGAACTCGACGCCGAGCGGGAGCGACGGCGCGGACTCGAAGCCGAACTCGAGGCCGAACGCGAGAGTGCAACGAGTGAGTCGTGGCTCCCGTGGCGGTGA
- a CDS encoding type II toxin-antitoxin system HicB family antitoxin — translation MSTQSDEDKLTMPTQISLELSDDGTIWIACDEETDVAAEGETRQEALAMLDDAVAAYRGEAGREPTNEELRDIGIEPEANTSGDLADILK, via the coding sequence ATGAGTACACAGTCGGATGAAGACAAGTTGACGATGCCGACTCAGATTTCATTAGAGTTGTCTGATGACGGTACGATTTGGATAGCCTGCGATGAGGAGACAGACGTAGCGGCCGAGGGAGAGACGAGACAAGAGGCGCTTGCGATGTTGGATGATGCTGTTGCGGCATACAGGGGAGAGGCTGGCCGAGAGCCGACAAACGAAGAACTCCGAGACATCGGGATTGAGCCTGAAGCTAACACATCTGGAGACCTTGCAGATATTCTGAAGTAG
- a CDS encoding type II toxin-antitoxin system HicA family toxin, protein MVKVLCNVGGYKWIRTTGSHMILKWIPPEDHDTEPRTVSVPRKDRIRVGTLRKIAEQAGADEFDDFCRWIDRNR, encoded by the coding sequence ATCGTCAAAGTACTGTGTAACGTCGGCGGGTACAAATGGATCCGCACGACTGGCAGTCACATGATTCTGAAGTGGATACCTCCAGAAGATCACGATACTGAGCCTCGAACGGTCTCTGTTCCCCGGAAGGATCGTATCCGGGTTGGTACTTTGCGGAAGATTGCGGAGCAAGCTGGTGCAGACGAGTTTGACGACTTCTGTAGGTGGATTGATCGCAACCGCTGA
- a CDS encoding flavin-containing monooxygenase — protein sequence MSSIEQTSEQLADADVDHATETAQAFLEEFEDAMLREDAAAAAEMFCPTSYWRDLVAFTWNIKTVENPSGVEDMLEETLAHIGPSTFKLTEPAEEEDGIITAWFTFETEVGRGEGVVRLKDGGAWTFLTALTELKGYEEPKGRNRLKGTEQVADQERNPWTNLREEELENLGYTEQPHTVIIGGGQGGIALGARLRQLGVPTIIVEKNDRPGDSWRNRYKGLALHDPVWYDHLPYIKFPDNWPVFSPKDKLGDWLEMYTRVMELNYWSKTEATNARYDEEAGTWEIEVNRDGEELVLRPQELVMATGMSGKPNVPDLSGEERFNGEVHHSSEHPGPDEKYEGKSVVVVGSNNSAHDICEGLWEVGADVTMVQRSSTCVIKTESILEHGLGDLYSERAVENGIDTHRADMIFASVPYRIMNEFEKPKYDKIREIDSEFYDALEDAGFWTDFGPDESGLFMKYLRRGSGYYIDTGASQLIIDGEIDMAHGQVTEFTEDAILLEDGTELPANLVVCATGFGSMNHWVADLIDEETARQAGKVWGVGSDTPKDPGPWEGEQRNMWKPTQVEHLWFHGGNLHQSRHYSLYLGLQLKARYEGIPTPMYGRQEVHHEGI from the coding sequence ATGAGCTCGATAGAGCAGACGTCCGAACAGCTCGCCGATGCTGATGTCGACCATGCGACTGAGACAGCACAGGCGTTTCTAGAGGAGTTTGAAGATGCGATGCTCCGAGAGGATGCCGCCGCTGCGGCGGAGATGTTCTGTCCGACGAGTTACTGGCGCGATCTAGTCGCGTTCACCTGGAACATCAAGACGGTAGAGAATCCCAGTGGCGTCGAGGACATGCTTGAGGAGACACTCGCGCACATCGGTCCGTCGACCTTCAAGCTTACCGAGCCCGCGGAGGAGGAGGACGGGATCATCACCGCCTGGTTCACCTTCGAGACCGAGGTGGGTCGTGGTGAGGGTGTCGTCCGGCTGAAAGATGGCGGTGCGTGGACCTTCCTAACCGCACTGACGGAGCTGAAGGGGTATGAGGAGCCTAAGGGTAGAAACCGACTGAAGGGTACAGAGCAGGTTGCGGACCAAGAGCGCAATCCGTGGACAAATCTCCGTGAGGAGGAACTGGAGAACCTGGGGTACACCGAGCAGCCACACACCGTGATCATCGGCGGGGGACAGGGTGGCATCGCGCTCGGTGCACGGCTCCGCCAGCTCGGCGTGCCTACAATCATCGTCGAAAAGAACGACCGGCCAGGAGACTCTTGGCGCAACCGGTATAAGGGGCTCGCGCTGCACGACCCTGTCTGGTACGACCACCTCCCGTACATCAAGTTCCCCGACAACTGGCCAGTGTTCTCACCGAAGGACAAGCTCGGTGATTGGCTGGAAATGTACACGCGGGTGATGGAGCTGAACTACTGGTCGAAGACCGAGGCTACAAATGCACGGTACGACGAGGAGGCGGGCACTTGGGAAATCGAGGTCAACCGCGACGGTGAGGAGCTCGTGCTGCGCCCACAGGAGCTCGTGATGGCGACGGGCATGAGCGGCAAGCCCAACGTGCCCGACCTCTCCGGCGAAGAGCGCTTCAACGGCGAGGTGCACCACTCATCCGAGCACCCCGGTCCCGACGAGAAGTATGAGGGCAAGTCCGTTGTAGTGGTGGGCTCGAACAACTCAGCCCACGACATCTGTGAGGGGCTCTGGGAGGTTGGCGCAGACGTGACGATGGTGCAGCGGTCATCGACGTGCGTCATCAAGACGGAGTCAATACTGGAGCATGGACTCGGTGATCTGTACTCCGAGCGGGCCGTCGAGAACGGCATCGACACCCACCGGGCGGACATGATCTTCGCATCCGTCCCGTACCGCATCATGAATGAGTTCGAGAAACCCAAATACGACAAAATCAGGGAAATCGACTCCGAGTTCTACGATGCACTCGAGGACGCCGGCTTCTGGACCGACTTTGGTCCCGACGAATCGGGGTTGTTCATGAAGTACCTCCGCCGTGGCTCGGGCTACTACATCGACACCGGCGCCAGTCAGCTCATTATCGACGGAGAGATCGATATGGCCCATGGGCAGGTGACCGAGTTCACCGAGGATGCGATCCTGCTGGAAGATGGCACCGAGCTCCCGGCCAACCTTGTCGTGTGCGCTACGGGGTTCGGTTCGATGAACCACTGGGTGGCTGACCTGATAGATGAGGAGACGGCACGGCAGGCGGGGAAGGTCTGGGGGGTCGGTTCAGACACGCCTAAAGACCCCGGACCGTGGGAGGGCGAGCAGCGCAACATGTGGAAGCCGACGCAGGTGGAGCATCTGTGGTTCCACGGTGGCAACCTGCACCAGTCACGCCACTACTCGCTGTATCTGGGGCTGCAGCTGAAGGCACGCTATGAGGGGATCCCCACGCCGATGTACGGCAGGCAGGAGGTCCACCACGAGGGGATCTAG
- a CDS encoding YqaA family protein, which translates to MIGTLFSILGGGLEALVESATGWVGMGVVFLYSFLIAFVLPGPSEVVLLAPIDLGASPAGNLLSIMLVSATGKAAGSVFAFHIGQEAKQAGPVVRWLRRSRFDVLEWSERRSVQLAQRYGYGGLAVALSVPFFPDTISIYAFAILETDYVKFAVATFLGSLGRLAVTVGLFGGLVTVF; encoded by the coding sequence ATGATCGGAACACTGTTTTCCATACTCGGTGGGGGGCTCGAAGCGCTGGTCGAATCGGCGACCGGCTGGGTGGGGATGGGAGTCGTTTTCCTGTACTCGTTTCTCATCGCGTTCGTTCTCCCCGGACCGAGCGAGGTCGTGTTGCTCGCCCCGATCGATCTCGGCGCCTCGCCGGCCGGGAACCTCCTGAGCATCATGTTGGTGAGCGCGACCGGAAAGGCCGCTGGCAGCGTGTTCGCCTTCCACATCGGCCAGGAGGCAAAACAGGCCGGCCCGGTCGTCCGCTGGCTGCGGCGCTCGCGGTTCGACGTCCTCGAGTGGTCCGAGCGGCGATCGGTGCAGTTGGCTCAACGCTATGGCTACGGCGGCCTCGCGGTCGCGCTGTCGGTTCCGTTTTTTCCCGACACGATCTCGATCTACGCGTTCGCCATCCTCGAGACCGACTACGTCAAATTCGCCGTCGCGACGTTCCTGGGGAGCTTGGGTCGTCTCGCGGTCACGGTCGGCCTCTTCGGCGGCCTCGTGACGGTGTTTTGA
- a CDS encoding FAD-binding domain-containing protein, producing the protein MCSSPVQNRAIVPSPDPPDGDGGCVVWHCRQLRTTDHPALTYAEREYDRVLPLFIFDPSFYGEDGLACDARIRFVHESVADLAAQYADRSGGLTLAYGDPIAVLRSFRDAGWDIATTADPTGRYGLRRDNAAAEACNVTFLDADGLVRGTERSRENWSDHVEAWLTDEQVTWDETAVELDHIETPVSVEAIEARHSVDPEKTIERRGGTAAAWAAVESFADRLAAYPGRISAPSDARTGTSQLSPYLRFGCVSVRQVYQFIDEDCRDGRAKQMFVSRLYWNKHYNQKLADWPGWMETAVNPVLEEFHAETHDPALVAAWKRGETGYPMVDASMRCLEETGWLNFRMRAMCASFLCDLLQQPWKIGADWFYYHLLDADPAINYTQFQIQAGVDGTNMMRIYNPRKQVSDNDPDGAFVTNWVPELADLPTEHLPRPEKTPLHVQEDCGVSVGDDYPYPIVEYEAARKRILDKFAAVESEAKRALRDPEVRRRASLSQRGGADDTDAGATSEPPPDDSGSEQSSLARFE; encoded by the coding sequence ATGTGTTCGTCTCCCGTCCAGAACAGGGCCATCGTTCCGTCACCGGATCCGCCGGACGGGGACGGTGGGTGCGTGGTGTGGCACTGCCGGCAACTGCGAACGACGGATCATCCGGCGTTGACGTACGCGGAACGGGAGTACGATCGCGTCCTGCCCCTCTTTATTTTTGACCCATCGTTCTACGGCGAGGACGGACTGGCGTGTGATGCACGCATCCGGTTCGTGCACGAGTCGGTGGCGGATCTCGCCGCGCAGTACGCCGACCGAAGCGGTGGGCTCACCCTGGCGTATGGTGATCCGATCGCGGTGTTGCGATCGTTTCGGGACGCCGGATGGGACATCGCTACGACTGCTGATCCGACCGGTCGGTATGGGCTTCGCCGCGACAACGCGGCGGCGGAGGCGTGTAACGTGACGTTCCTCGACGCTGACGGGCTGGTTCGGGGGACGGAACGCTCGCGCGAGAATTGGAGCGACCACGTCGAGGCGTGGTTGACCGACGAGCAAGTCACGTGGGACGAAACCGCCGTCGAACTCGACCACATCGAAACCCCCGTGTCCGTCGAAGCCATCGAAGCGAGACACAGTGTCGATCCGGAGAAAACGATCGAGAGACGCGGGGGGACGGCAGCCGCGTGGGCGGCTGTCGAGTCGTTTGCGGATCGGCTGGCCGCGTATCCGGGGCGCATTTCAGCGCCGAGCGACGCCCGGACCGGCACGAGCCAGCTCTCGCCGTATCTCCGATTCGGCTGCGTGTCGGTCAGACAGGTGTATCAGTTCATCGATGAGGACTGCCGTGACGGGCGAGCAAAGCAGATGTTCGTCTCGCGGCTCTACTGGAACAAACACTACAATCAGAAGCTCGCCGACTGGCCGGGGTGGATGGAGACGGCAGTCAATCCCGTGTTAGAGGAGTTCCATGCGGAGACGCACGATCCGGCGCTGGTCGCGGCGTGGAAACGCGGGGAAACCGGCTACCCGATGGTCGACGCGTCGATGCGGTGTCTCGAGGAGACCGGCTGGTTGAATTTCCGAATGCGGGCGATGTGTGCGTCGTTTCTGTGCGATCTCTTACAACAGCCCTGGAAGATCGGCGCGGACTGGTTTTATTACCACCTGCTGGACGCCGACCCCGCGATCAACTACACGCAGTTCCAGATCCAAGCCGGCGTCGACGGCACCAACATGATGCGGATCTACAACCCTCGGAAGCAAGTTTCCGACAACGATCCGGACGGTGCGTTCGTCACGAACTGGGTGCCCGAGTTGGCGGATCTCCCGACCGAGCACCTGCCGCGGCCGGAGAAGACGCCACTCCACGTCCAAGAGGACTGCGGCGTCTCGGTCGGTGACGACTACCCCTACCCGATAGTCGAGTACGAGGCTGCCCGAAAGCGGATCCTGGACAAGTTCGCGGCCGTCGAATCGGAGGCCAAACGCGCTCTACGAGACCCCGAAGTGCGCCGTCGGGCCTCGCTGTCCCAGCGCGGTGGTGCCGACGACACCGACGCGGGAGCGACGAGCGAACCCCCGCCGGACGATTCCGGAAGCGAACAGTCCTCGCTCGCCCGCTTCGAGTGA